A window of Pomacea canaliculata isolate SZHN2017 linkage group LG3, ASM307304v1, whole genome shotgun sequence contains these coding sequences:
- the LOC112559865 gene encoding ETS translocation variant 4-like isoform X1 has protein sequence MLTISTHHTPSASPGSDVPNLTELQTIDITSLITTSTNMCLPGSVGDSPCSDMRTFSSRHSSSASPHSPQSVYEDELSDIQDILQRCAPGSSDDDDDTSVVLDFEDLAFLDKFSRTSEMVTVMDRCDEYHQPLPSDSGYSLHYCNNNSANSYYSTYPSWAHPNYDVYHRPHLNGHTTFPPTPSPSPGPRPIDSRTPRTTNVSDVDDEDEEDDEYKPYCDSKRGAKKNLLWKFLLWVLENRADLAEWTDITRGTFKFVDTANVSKMWGLRKHKKDMTFEKLSRGIRHYYKRGLMERQANTRLVYKFNWDKVPKKYRKA, from the exons CTGACCATCTCTACTCACCATACCCCATCCGCATCTCCTGGAAGTGATGTCCCCAACCTCACAGAATTGCAGACAATTGACATCACATCACTTATCACCA CATCCACTAATATGTGTTTACCGGGCTCAGTGGGAGATTCGCCATGTTCTGACATGCGGACTTTCTCCTCGCGCCACAGTTCATCTGCCTCGCCCCATTCTCCTCAGAGCGTTTACGAAG ATGAACTGTCTGACATTCAAGACATCTTGCAACGCTGTGCTCCTGGTTCttcagatgacgatgatgacacgAGTG TGGTACTAGACTTTGAGGACTTGGCTTTTCTAGATAAGTTTTCTAGAACAAGTGAAATGGTAACAGTGATGGACAGGTGTGACGAATACCATCAGCCTTTGCCATCAGATTCAG GTTACTCGCTACACTACTGTAACAACAACAGTGCCAACAGCTACTACAGTACATATCCCTCTTGGGCTCATCCTAACTATGATGTCTACCACCGTCCACACCTAAACGGCCATACAACGTTTCCTCCTACGCCCTCACCCAGTCCAGGGCCACGCCCTATTGACAGCCGCACGCCTCGCACCACGAATGTGTCAGACGTTgatgacgaagatgaagaggacgATGAATACAAGCCATACTGCGACAGTAAAAGAG GTGCCAAAAAGAATCTGCTGTGGAAATTTCTTCTGTGGGTGTTAGAAAACAGGGCAGATCTCGCTGAATGGACTGACATTACAAGGGGTACCTTCAAGTTTGTAGACACAGCCAACGTCAGCAAAATGTGGGGACTACGTAAACACAAGAAAGACATGACCTTTGAAAAACTCAGTCGGGGAATAAG GCACTACTATAAACGAGGACTGATGGAGCGTCAAGCTAATACCCGGCTGGTCTACAAATTTAACTGGGACAAAGTGCCGAAAAAATACAGGAaggcctga
- the LOC112559865 gene encoding ETS translocation variant 4-like isoform X2, with protein sequence MCLPGSVGDSPCSDMRTFSSRHSSSASPHSPQSVYEDELSDIQDILQRCAPGSSDDDDDTSVVLDFEDLAFLDKFSRTSEMVTVMDRCDEYHQPLPSDSGYSLHYCNNNSANSYYSTYPSWAHPNYDVYHRPHLNGHTTFPPTPSPSPGPRPIDSRTPRTTNVSDVDDEDEEDDEYKPYCDSKRGAKKNLLWKFLLWVLENRADLAEWTDITRGTFKFVDTANVSKMWGLRKHKKDMTFEKLSRGIRHYYKRGLMERQANTRLVYKFNWDKVPKKYRKA encoded by the exons ATGTGTTTACCGGGCTCAGTGGGAGATTCGCCATGTTCTGACATGCGGACTTTCTCCTCGCGCCACAGTTCATCTGCCTCGCCCCATTCTCCTCAGAGCGTTTACGAAG ATGAACTGTCTGACATTCAAGACATCTTGCAACGCTGTGCTCCTGGTTCttcagatgacgatgatgacacgAGTG TGGTACTAGACTTTGAGGACTTGGCTTTTCTAGATAAGTTTTCTAGAACAAGTGAAATGGTAACAGTGATGGACAGGTGTGACGAATACCATCAGCCTTTGCCATCAGATTCAG GTTACTCGCTACACTACTGTAACAACAACAGTGCCAACAGCTACTACAGTACATATCCCTCTTGGGCTCATCCTAACTATGATGTCTACCACCGTCCACACCTAAACGGCCATACAACGTTTCCTCCTACGCCCTCACCCAGTCCAGGGCCACGCCCTATTGACAGCCGCACGCCTCGCACCACGAATGTGTCAGACGTTgatgacgaagatgaagaggacgATGAATACAAGCCATACTGCGACAGTAAAAGAG GTGCCAAAAAGAATCTGCTGTGGAAATTTCTTCTGTGGGTGTTAGAAAACAGGGCAGATCTCGCTGAATGGACTGACATTACAAGGGGTACCTTCAAGTTTGTAGACACAGCCAACGTCAGCAAAATGTGGGGACTACGTAAACACAAGAAAGACATGACCTTTGAAAAACTCAGTCGGGGAATAAG GCACTACTATAAACGAGGACTGATGGAGCGTCAAGCTAATACCCGGCTGGTCTACAAATTTAACTGGGACAAAGTGCCGAAAAAATACAGGAaggcctga